One Pseudoliparis swirei isolate HS2019 ecotype Mariana Trench chromosome 4, NWPU_hadal_v1, whole genome shotgun sequence genomic window carries:
- the scg3 gene encoding secretogranin-3 isoform X1, with protein sequence MASKYFGLFVLFQLLALNVVSQISAFPTPTASADDKTVYNRQLTEERPLQEQIAEADSVKAAVQSAESKRPAASKDAESEKDLDDFTVLKSLADGRKSKETTEVPPKKEDQHVPDESDSTKSRRLAEDYDSTKTGMDYGKYQDDPESFRQVDGTPLTAEDIVQKIANKIYEEDDRGVFDRIVTKLLKLGLITDSQADTLEYQVAEALQDLITKNAKNNEIDDDNSDDQETKGEQDAQGSDTNKDTWETPRRGYNKDEDDDEENEDGVEDEVDMDAEEEGGDTAAKTWDKVTEEGNEVSPEDGLQDLQYFPNFYRLLRSLDSDQDTQERKTLITIMKTLIDFVKMMVKYGTITPEEGVSYLENLDAMIAMQTKNKLGKALGLPDFTRPNGKNLDEEDNTKAEAAKMQKEYENLKDSTKEEQPSTETNHPGKSEIYLEAIRKNIEWLKKHDKEEGKDDYDLSKLKDFMDQQVDSYIQKGIIAKDEGDTIKRIYSSL encoded by the exons ATGGCGTCTAAATACTTCGGCCTTTTTGTCCTTTTCCAGCTTCTAGCCCTGAATGTAGTGAGCCAGATATCTGCCTTCCCCACACCTACAGCCTCAGCGGATG ATAAAACGGTGTACAACAGACAGTTGACAGAAGAAAGACCACTACAAGAGCAG ATTGCTGAGGCGGACAGCGTGAAGGCTGCAGTACAGTCAGCGG AGAGCAAGCGCCCCGCGGCCTCCAAGGACGCAGAGTCAGAGAAGGACCTCGACGACTTCACTGTGTTGAAGTCGCTGGCGGATGGCCGGAAATCCAAGGAGACCACGGAGGTGCCACCAAAGAAGGAGGACCAGCACGTCCCAGATGAATCAGACTCGACCAAGAGCCGGCGTCTGGCTGAGGACTACGACTCCACTAAGACCGGGATGGACTACGGCAAGTACCAGG ATGACCCAGAGAGTTTCCGCCAGGTCGACGGCACCCCGCTGACAGCAGAGGACATCGTCCAGAAGATCGCAAACAAGATCTACGAGGAAGACGACAGAGGGGTGTTCGACAGGATCGTAACGAAACTGCTCAAACTGGGGCTG ATCACGGACAGCCAGGCAGATACTCTGGAATACCAGGTGGCCGAGGCTCTCCAGGACCTCATCACCAAAAACGCCAAGAACAACGAGATTGATGACGACAACAGCGACGACCAAGAAACCAAGGGGGAGCAGGACGCCCAGGGCTCAGACACTAACAAG GACACGTGGGAGACTCCCAGGCGCGGCTACAACAAGGACGAGGACGATGACGAAGAAAACGAGGATGGGGTCGAGGACGAGGTGGACATggatgcagaagaagaagggggcgACACAGCCGCTAAGACCTGGGACAAAGTCACCGAGGAGGGCAACGAGGTGAGCCCCGAAGACGGGCTCCAGGATCTGCAGTACTTCCCCAATTTCTACCGCCTGCTCAGGAGCCTCGACTCAG ATCAAGACACCCAGGAGAGAAAGACATTGATCACCATCATGAAGACGCTTATCGACTTTGTGAAGATGATGGTGAAGTACGGCACCATCACGCCAGAGGAGGGCGTGTCCTATCTGG AAAACCTGGACGCAATGATAGCCATGCAGACCAAGAACAAGCTGGGCAAGGCTCTCGGGCTTCCTGACTTCACCAGACCCAACG GAAAGAATTTGGATGAGGAAGACAACACCAAGGCCGAGGCCGCCAAGATGCAGAAGGAGTATGAGAACCTGAAAGACTCAACCAAGGAGGAGCAGCCATCCACTGAGACCA ATCATCCTGGCAAGTCCGAGATTTATCTGGAGGCCATAAGGAAGAACATCGAGTGGTTGAAGAAACACGACAAAGAAGAGGGCAAAGATG ATTATGACCTGTCTAAACTGAAGGACTTCATGGACCAGCAGGTTGACTCTTACATTCAGAAGGGCATCATCGCCAAGGATGAGGGCGACACCATCAAGAGGATCTACAGCAGCCTGTAA
- the scg3 gene encoding secretogranin-3 isoform X2 — protein MASKYFGLFVLFQLLALNVVSQISAFPTPTASADDKTVYNRQLTEERPLQEQIAEADSVKAAVQSAESKRPAASKDAESEKDLDDFTVLKSLADGRKSKETTEVPPKKEDQHVPDESDSTKSRRLAEDYDSTKTGMDYDDPESFRQVDGTPLTAEDIVQKIANKIYEEDDRGVFDRIVTKLLKLGLITDSQADTLEYQVAEALQDLITKNAKNNEIDDDNSDDQETKGEQDAQGSDTNKDTWETPRRGYNKDEDDDEENEDGVEDEVDMDAEEEGGDTAAKTWDKVTEEGNEVSPEDGLQDLQYFPNFYRLLRSLDSDQDTQERKTLITIMKTLIDFVKMMVKYGTITPEEGVSYLENLDAMIAMQTKNKLGKALGLPDFTRPNGKNLDEEDNTKAEAAKMQKEYENLKDSTKEEQPSTETNHPGKSEIYLEAIRKNIEWLKKHDKEEGKDDYDLSKLKDFMDQQVDSYIQKGIIAKDEGDTIKRIYSSL, from the exons ATGGCGTCTAAATACTTCGGCCTTTTTGTCCTTTTCCAGCTTCTAGCCCTGAATGTAGTGAGCCAGATATCTGCCTTCCCCACACCTACAGCCTCAGCGGATG ATAAAACGGTGTACAACAGACAGTTGACAGAAGAAAGACCACTACAAGAGCAG ATTGCTGAGGCGGACAGCGTGAAGGCTGCAGTACAGTCAGCGG AGAGCAAGCGCCCCGCGGCCTCCAAGGACGCAGAGTCAGAGAAGGACCTCGACGACTTCACTGTGTTGAAGTCGCTGGCGGATGGCCGGAAATCCAAGGAGACCACGGAGGTGCCACCAAAGAAGGAGGACCAGCACGTCCCAGATGAATCAGACTCGACCAAGAGCCGGCGTCTGGCTGAGGACTACGACTCCACTAAGACCGGGATGGACTACG ATGACCCAGAGAGTTTCCGCCAGGTCGACGGCACCCCGCTGACAGCAGAGGACATCGTCCAGAAGATCGCAAACAAGATCTACGAGGAAGACGACAGAGGGGTGTTCGACAGGATCGTAACGAAACTGCTCAAACTGGGGCTG ATCACGGACAGCCAGGCAGATACTCTGGAATACCAGGTGGCCGAGGCTCTCCAGGACCTCATCACCAAAAACGCCAAGAACAACGAGATTGATGACGACAACAGCGACGACCAAGAAACCAAGGGGGAGCAGGACGCCCAGGGCTCAGACACTAACAAG GACACGTGGGAGACTCCCAGGCGCGGCTACAACAAGGACGAGGACGATGACGAAGAAAACGAGGATGGGGTCGAGGACGAGGTGGACATggatgcagaagaagaagggggcgACACAGCCGCTAAGACCTGGGACAAAGTCACCGAGGAGGGCAACGAGGTGAGCCCCGAAGACGGGCTCCAGGATCTGCAGTACTTCCCCAATTTCTACCGCCTGCTCAGGAGCCTCGACTCAG ATCAAGACACCCAGGAGAGAAAGACATTGATCACCATCATGAAGACGCTTATCGACTTTGTGAAGATGATGGTGAAGTACGGCACCATCACGCCAGAGGAGGGCGTGTCCTATCTGG AAAACCTGGACGCAATGATAGCCATGCAGACCAAGAACAAGCTGGGCAAGGCTCTCGGGCTTCCTGACTTCACCAGACCCAACG GAAAGAATTTGGATGAGGAAGACAACACCAAGGCCGAGGCCGCCAAGATGCAGAAGGAGTATGAGAACCTGAAAGACTCAACCAAGGAGGAGCAGCCATCCACTGAGACCA ATCATCCTGGCAAGTCCGAGATTTATCTGGAGGCCATAAGGAAGAACATCGAGTGGTTGAAGAAACACGACAAAGAAGAGGGCAAAGATG ATTATGACCTGTCTAAACTGAAGGACTTCATGGACCAGCAGGTTGACTCTTACATTCAGAAGGGCATCATCGCCAAGGATGAGGGCGACACCATCAAGAGGATCTACAGCAGCCTGTAA
- the LOC130192663 gene encoding arylamine N-acetyltransferase, pineal gland isozyme NAT-10-like, with translation MNLEEYFERIGFHGSFDELDLATLKLIHKRHVMSIPFENLSMHCGESNIMDLDATFNKIVRSRRGGWCLENNFLFGWVLREMGYDTATLGSRVFNSFLNDFGPFESHLINKVVIDGNAYITDVSFGVSFQVWEPLELVSGKDQPQAAGVFRLTDNGDIWVLEKTGRNPEVLNPEFAKSSLVNRKENNLIYCFSLVPREAEHFLEINNKLQTETSLFTNKSICSLQTPTGFRALIGWTYVDATYKPDEGVDVLDIRNIAEEELEQILCEKFNVKLKNKLQPLNNKSFYTF, from the coding sequence ATGAATTTGGAGGAATACTTTGAAAGAATTGGTTTCCATGGCTCTTTTGATGAACTGGATCTAGCAACATTGAAGTTGATCCACAAACGGCACGTCATGTCAATCCCATTTGAAAACCTCAGCATGCACTGTGGTGAGAGCAACATCATGGACCTTGATGCCACTTTCAACAAGATAGTGAGGAGCAGACGTGGAGGCTGGTGCCTGGAGAACAACTTCCTGTTTGGCTGGGTGCTGAGAGAAATGGGCTACGACACTGCAACGTTGGGCTCCAGAGTTTTTAACAGTTTTCTCAATGATTTTGGCCCTTTTGAGTCCCATTTAATCAATAAGGTTGTTATTGATGGAAATGCCTATATAACAGATGTAAGTTTTGGTGTGTCTTTCCAAGTGTGGGAGCCCCTGGAGCTCGTCTCTGGAAAAGACCAACCTCAGGCAGCGGGTGTCTTTCGCCTCACAGACAACGGGGACATCTGGGTGCTGGAGAAAACAGGTAGAAATCCAGAGGTTCTCAATCCAGAGTTTGCCAAATCAAGTCTGGTgaacagaaaagaaaataatctgATCTACTGCTTCTCCTTGGTGCCTCGTGAGGCCGAACATTTCCTTGAGATAAACAACAAACTCCAGACGGAGACGTCACTGTTCACCAATAAGTCCATCTGCTCTTTGCAAACACCAACAGGATTCAGAGCCCTGATTGGCTGGACCTACGTTGACGCCACCTACAAACCCGACGAAGGAGTTGACGTCTTAGACATAAGAAACATAGCAGAGGAGGAATTGGAGCAAATTCTTTGTGAAAAGTTCAACGTAAAGCTGAAGAACAAATTGCAGCCTCTCAACAACAAGTCATTTTACACATTTTGA
- the lysmd2 gene encoding lysM and putative peptidoglycan-binding domain-containing protein 2, producing the protein MAEFSPVLPMRDGGGRFSQPIFPRSRSGSESESELSQSLARTKIRSYGSTASVPASLGERYVEHRVTDSDTLQGIALKYGVTMEQIKRANKLFSNDCIFLKNSLSIPVAAEKRSIFNGLSLESPDGDGEASWQETDIEEPSPPPSPPPEISKRPQPEELSAKDFLHRLDLQIKQSKQAARRLKEEEVRNDMEDYTAPTTSYQEI; encoded by the exons ATGGCGGAGTTTTCTCCCGTCCTGCCGATGCGGGATGGAGGAGGACGTTTTAGCCAACCCATCTTCCCTCGGTCCAGGTCCGGTTCCGAGTCCGAGAGCGAGCTGTCCCAGAGCCTGGCCCGGACCAAGATCCGCTCGTACGGGAGCACCGCGAGCGTCCCGGCCTCGCTGGGAGAGCGATACGTCGAGCATCGGGTGACGGACAGCGATACCCTGCAAGGCATCGCTCTCAAATACGGCGTGACG ATGGAGCAAATCAAGAGGGCCAACAAGCTGTTCAGCAACGACTGCATCTTTCTGAAGAACAGTCTCAGCATCCCTGTGGCGGCGGAGAAGCGCTCCATATTTAACGGACTGTCCCTGGAGTCTCCCGACGGGGACGGCGAGGCCTCGTGGCAGGAGACGGACATCGAGGAGCCCTCGCCGCCTCCTTCCCCGCCCCCTGAGATCTCAAAACGCCCCCAGCCAGAGGAGCTGTCCGCCAAAGACTTCTTACACAGACTGGACTTGCAAATCAAACAATCCAAGCAGGCAGCACGCAGGctgaaggaagaggaagtaAG GAACGATATGGAAGACTACACGGCCCCCACAACGTCATATCAGGAGATATAA